A portion of the Phocoena sinus isolate mPhoSin1 chromosome 9, mPhoSin1.pri, whole genome shotgun sequence genome contains these proteins:
- the HTR5A gene encoding 5-hydroxytryptamine receptor 5A, whose amino-acid sequence MDLPPNLTYFILPTPAPLETNRSFDAEDPRASLPLVSVFGVLGLTLLGLLVAATLAWNLLVLATILRVRTFHRVPHNLVASMAISDVLVAALVMPLSLVHELSGRRWPLGRRLCQLWIACDVLCCTASIWNVTAIALDRYWSITRHLEYTLRARKRSSNVMITLTWALSAVISLAPLLFGWGETYSEGSEECQVSREPSYTVFSTVGAFYLPLCVVLFVYWKIYKAAKFRVGPRKANSVSPVSEAVEVKASARQPEMVFTVRHATVTFQTEGATWREQKEQRAALMVGILIGVFVLCWIPFFTTELISPLCSCDIPATWKSIFLWLGYSNSFFNPLIYTAFNKNYNSAFKNFFSRHQ is encoded by the exons ATGGATCTGCCGCCGAACCTCACCTACTttatcctccccacccccgcccctctgGAGACCAACCGCAGCTTCGACGCCGAAGACCCGCGCGCCAGTCTGCCCCTGGTCTCCGTCTTCGGCGTGCTCGGCCTCACCCTGCTGGGCCTCCTGGTGGCCGCGACGCTCGCCTGGAACCTGCTGGTGCTGGCGACCATTCTCCGCGTGCGCACGTTCCACCGCGTTCCGCACAACCTGGTGGCATCCATGGCCATCTCGGACGTGCTGGTGGCTGCTCTGGTCATGCCGTTGAGCCTGGTGCACGAGCTGTCCGGGCGCCGCTGGCCGCTGGGCCGGCGGCTGTGCCAGCTTTGGATCGCATGCGACGTGCTCTGCTGCACGGCCAGCATCTGGAATGTGACGGCCATCGCGCTGGACCGCTACTGGTCCATCACCCGTCACCTGGAATACACGCTCCGTGCCCGCAAGCGCAGCTCCAACGTAATGATCACGCTCACCTGGGCGCTCTCCGCAGTCATCTCCCTGGCCCCGCTGCTCTTCGGCTGGGGGGAGACCTACTCTGAGGGCAGCGAGGAGTGCCAGGTGAGCCGCGAGCCCTCCTACACCGTGTTCTCCACCGTGGGCGCCTTCTACCTGCCGCTCTGCGTGGTGCTCTTCGTATACTGGAAGATCTACAAGGCGGCCAAGTTCCGCGTGGGCCCCCGGAAGGCCAACAGCGTCTCCCCCGTTTCCGAAGCTGTGGAG GTGAAGGCCTCCGCTCGGCAGCCCGAGATGGTGTTCACCGTCCGCCACGCCACTGTCACCTTCCAGACAGAAGGGGCCACGTGGAGAGAACAGAAGGAGCAGAGAGCCGCCCTAATGGTGGGCATCCTCATTGGGGTGTTTGTGCTCTGCTGGATCCCCTTCTTCACCACGGAGCTCATCAGCCCCCTGTGCTCCTGTGACATCCCCGCCACCTGGAAGAGCATCTTCCTGTGGCTCGGCTACTCCAACTCTTTCTTCAACCCCCTGATCTACACGGCCTTCAACAAGAACTACAACAGCGCCTTCAAGAACTTCTTCTCCAGGCACCAGTGA